GCCGTGGAATACAGAAAAGATATCAGCTGAAGGTAAAGAAAAACTGAGGAAGCTTGGCTGGAATATCTAAAACTGTACAGAATATACCTACGCCAATAGGTATAAGCAAGTTATCATCAAGATACCATTTTTTACTGTCGGAGATATTTTCAATAACAGATGTAAAGAACGATACCAACAGACTGTAAAAAAGGTCTGTAAATGGAAGGAGAAAGACTGTATTAAGTACTACTCCAGCGATACTTCCCTCAACAGATTTTCCATTTGGAAGTCTGTGTTTTCCCCACAGTAAACCTACTATTGTTGCAACTCCGTCATAAACAGCTGTTGATACGATACATATCTGCAGTATTTTTACATCAAATATCACAGAAGATATAAACATACCGGTAGCAAGGGAAAAAGCCTGTCTTGCAGGAAGTTTTTTGATATTCTCTTCCCTCTCAACAAGCTGTATTATCTTCCAGTACCACGAAGTCAAAGAGTTTTTTATCTTGAGATAGGAGACAGGGAGGAGAAACAGAACCATTAAACCCATCAAAACCGAAATTGAAAATTTCCCAAACAGATAAAGTGGTATCAAAAGGGACAGGATAGAAAGTATATGAAACAGTTTTCTTGGTATCTCAACTCTTAAATTTCTCATATTTTTTTCCTTTAATGGTGTGCTAATATTTTAATTCGTAATAAACCTGGAGGTAAAAAATTGGACAGTGTTAAACTGATAGCACCCTCTATATTATCTGCCGATTTTTCGAAGCTTGGAGAGGAGATAAAGTCTGTTGAAAAAGGAGGTGCAGATATTATACATCTTGATATCATGGATGGCAGATATGTACCAAACATAACTATTGGGATACCAGTTGTTGAGAGTTTGAGGAACACCACAGATCTCCCATTTGATGCCCACCTTATGATTGTAG
This genomic stretch from Persephonella hydrogeniphila harbors:
- a CDS encoding diacylglycerol/polyprenol kinase family protein; its protein translation is MRNLRVEIPRKLFHILSILSLLIPLYLFGKFSISVLMGLMVLFLLPVSYLKIKNSLTSWYWKIIQLVEREENIKKLPARQAFSLATGMFISSVIFDVKILQICIVSTAVYDGVATIVGLLWGKHRLPNGKSVEGSIAGVVLNTVFLLPFTDLFYSLLVSFFTSVIENISDSKKWYLDDNLLIPIGVGIFCTVLDIPAKLPQFFFTFS